Proteins encoded together in one Candidatus Acidiferrales bacterium window:
- a CDS encoding bifunctional serine/threonine-protein kinase/formylglycine-generating enzyme family protein: protein MTLTDSNTHDGTAENGQVPGDKPAAIIDHTANVKAALSSKYEIVENLGKGEMCTVYRAVDLAQNKEVALEILPPHLDENPEYVDRFHSEAWAAADLSHPNISRIFDIGFEEGINYVAVEYLEGTDLHTLILWKGRLETEEAVKIIAPVTAALAYAHDKGVIHRDIRSSNIIVTDAGRPVLTDFWIDHAFRGTRVTKAERVIGTLEYLSPEQAEGKELDRSSNIYCLGIVLYEALTGRVPFSGGNPFTTVSKIINSPPIPPRQITSSIPEWMEEIVLKCLQKDPKDRFSTAGELTDALFRIRRRKTAVGPWSHSRGRSISSHPHLTHKRVQEPSLKKSYVSESHPEAPTKRRKEAKVPPPEKQIEKLDKVRSIRLHKHIPTKTILKTAAPFLIIAAAIFIVINYSGTWLGGIKTEHASSGTTQSTEIGQAHASSSLPPQDHRYDGTTSKEIESGSRKAETRQEPPPSIIVNPSNKSAEVVTNTPKTIATENVEPSIRPSTPDRVDRERQVVHIPWILVDGGAFQMGSNNYSYTKPMHAVNLHNFYMSATEITFDEYDKFCEATHAKKPSDNGWGRGKMPVINVSWNDAVAFCRWLSDQMGKTVRLPTEAEYEYAARGGSKSRGFQYSGTNDIDLVAWYSGNSGGKPHEVGTLGPNEIGLYDMSGNVWEWCEDWYHQSYDKAPANGGAWAIQDRYNPYRVLRGGSANGANYCSQVSFRFYLFPYSKDNTIGFRCVQEAK, encoded by the coding sequence ATGACGTTGACTGACTCTAATACACATGATGGTACAGCAGAAAACGGACAAGTCCCTGGGGACAAACCTGCTGCTATAATTGACCATACGGCAAATGTAAAAGCCGCGCTTTCATCAAAGTACGAGATAGTTGAAAATCTCGGTAAGGGAGAAATGTGCACGGTCTACCGGGCGGTCGATCTTGCGCAGAACAAGGAAGTTGCTCTCGAAATACTCCCGCCTCACCTGGACGAGAATCCAGAATATGTCGACCGCTTTCACAGTGAAGCATGGGCTGCTGCCGATCTAAGCCACCCTAACATTAGCAGGATATTCGACATAGGGTTCGAAGAGGGGATTAATTATGTGGCTGTTGAATACTTAGAGGGGACAGATCTCCATACATTAATTCTATGGAAGGGAAGACTTGAAACAGAAGAAGCAGTTAAGATCATAGCGCCGGTCACGGCTGCCTTGGCATATGCTCATGATAAGGGAGTAATTCACAGAGATATCAGAAGCTCTAATATTATTGTGACGGACGCGGGGAGACCGGTTTTGACCGACTTCTGGATCGATCATGCTTTCAGAGGAACACGGGTGACCAAAGCCGAAAGAGTAATAGGGACGCTCGAGTACTTGAGTCCCGAGCAGGCGGAAGGCAAGGAGCTGGACCGAAGCAGCAATATTTATTGTCTGGGCATCGTCTTATACGAAGCGCTGACGGGTCGAGTCCCGTTCAGCGGCGGCAATCCTTTCACAACAGTCAGCAAGATAATTAACAGCCCGCCCATTCCGCCCAGGCAAATCACCTCGTCGATACCGGAGTGGATGGAGGAAATCGTCCTCAAGTGTCTCCAAAAAGATCCGAAGGACAGATTTTCGACTGCTGGAGAGTTAACGGATGCGTTATTTAGGATCAGGCGTCGTAAGACCGCCGTCGGCCCATGGTCGCATTCCCGCGGTCGCAGTATTTCTTCGCACCCCCATTTGACTCACAAGAGAGTGCAGGAGCCGTCCTTAAAGAAATCCTACGTCTCGGAATCCCATCCTGAGGCACCAACAAAGCGACGGAAGGAAGCTAAAGTTCCGCCGCCGGAAAAACAAATTGAAAAACTGGATAAAGTTAGAAGTATACGGTTACATAAGCACATTCCAACAAAAACAATTCTCAAGACCGCTGCACCGTTTCTTATTATTGCCGCAGCAATTTTTATCGTAATAAATTACTCCGGTACCTGGCTCGGGGGAATTAAGACAGAACACGCAAGTTCAGGTACAACGCAATCGACGGAGATCGGACAGGCGCACGCATCCAGCTCTCTCCCGCCGCAAGACCATCGATATGATGGTACAACGAGTAAAGAGATCGAGTCGGGCAGCCGAAAGGCCGAGACCCGGCAAGAACCACCCCCGAGCATTATCGTTAATCCTTCGAATAAATCGGCGGAGGTTGTAACGAATACGCCGAAGACTATCGCTACTGAAAATGTGGAGCCATCCATTAGGCCGTCAACACCTGATAGGGTCGATCGTGAGAGACAGGTTGTCCATATTCCGTGGATTTTGGTTGATGGTGGTGCATTTCAGATGGGCAGCAACAATTATTCTTATACAAAACCGATGCACGCAGTTAATCTGCACAATTTCTATATGAGTGCAACTGAGATAACTTTTGACGAGTATGATAAATTTTGTGAGGCAACTCATGCCAAGAAGCCGAGTGACAATGGCTGGGGAAGAGGAAAGATGCCGGTAATAAATGTGAGCTGGAACGACGCGGTTGCTTTTTGTCGCTGGCTGTCGGACCAGATGGGGAAAACTGTACGTCTTCCAACAGAGGCAGAGTATGAATATGCGGCACGTGGCGGGAGCAAGAGCAGGGGATTTCAATATAGTGGAACAAATGACATTGACCTCGTCGCTTGGTACTCGGGAAACTCGGGCGGAAAACCGCATGAAGTAGGCACGCTGGGCCCTAACGAAATTGGGCTATATGATATGAGTGGAAACGTTTGGGAATGGTGCGAAGATTGGTACCACCAGTCGTATGATAAGGCCCCGGCCAACGGAGGAGCTTGGGCAATCCAAGACCGTTACAAT
- the acnA gene encoding aconitate hydratase AcnA — MNHLSNSFSTKRNFKVKNGPVLIFHLPSLTSLGFKVEQLPYSMRVLLENLLRLEDGRVVTSSDIESLLRWNGKPSGEREIAFMPARVLLQDFTGVPAVVDLAAMRSAVERMKGDPEKINPLIPSELVIDHSVQVDKFGTDDAFLFNADLEFKRNVERYALLRWGQKAFKNFKVVPPDTGIVHQVNLEYLARVVETREQHGETVAFPDSLVGTDSHTTMVNGLGVFGWGVGGIEAEAVMLGQPYFMLTPEVIGVRLTGELPEGATATDLVLTLTQMLRKKGVVGKIVEYFGEGISKLSLPDRATIANMAPEYGATMGFFPVDNETIKYLRLTGRSPEHTSFVESYCKEQGLFWNEQAPEPIYSDVVDLDMNKVESCLAGPKRPQDRVLLKDVKNSFLEYLTLSPAERGFGLKPEDVSKSVQVRPNGFARAKDGSSFELHNGSVAIAAITSCTNTSNPSVMIAAGLVAKKAVEHGLKSKPWVKTSLAPGSQVVMDYFKEGGLIQALEELHFNLVGFGCTTCIGNSGPLDEEISSVIEKENLVVAAVLSGNRNFEGRINPHVKANYLSSPPLVVAYALAGRIDFDPLTQPIDNDKDGKPIFLKDIWPSRDEIQAVLKKSIKPEMYQARYSHAFGGGERWKGLRVPDGTSYHWDSSSTYIQEPPFFKEISLIPERADDIFGARVLALLGDSITTDHISPAGSIPVNSPAGKYLIEHHVLPKDFNSYGARRGNHEVMIRGTFANIRLKNLLTPGTEGGWSIHLPDGEKTWLYDAAAKYQSEKVPLLVIAGKEYGSGSSRDWAAKGTLLLGIKAVIAESYERIHRSNLVGLGVLPLRFKEGESASSLGLTGREVYSISGIKDGLTPRKELEVAAIGENAKSIKFKVIACLDSHVDVEYYLNGGILNTVLRQMLT, encoded by the coding sequence ATGAACCATTTGAGCAATTCCTTTTCGACCAAGAGGAATTTCAAGGTAAAGAACGGCCCGGTATTGATATTTCATCTGCCGTCGCTGACAAGCCTCGGCTTCAAGGTAGAGCAACTTCCATATTCAATGCGAGTTCTCTTGGAGAATTTGCTGAGGCTTGAAGATGGCAGGGTGGTTACCTCGTCCGATATTGAGTCCCTTCTAAGATGGAACGGGAAACCGAGTGGGGAGAGGGAGATAGCATTCATGCCCGCTCGTGTTCTACTTCAGGATTTCACGGGCGTCCCGGCCGTCGTAGATCTGGCTGCAATGAGAAGCGCGGTCGAACGAATGAAGGGGGACCCTGAGAAAATAAATCCGTTGATCCCTTCGGAGTTGGTTATCGATCATTCCGTTCAAGTTGATAAGTTCGGAACAGATGATGCCTTTCTGTTCAATGCAGACTTGGAGTTTAAGAGAAACGTAGAACGATATGCATTACTTCGCTGGGGGCAAAAGGCATTCAAAAATTTTAAGGTTGTTCCACCCGATACCGGAATAGTCCATCAAGTGAATCTCGAGTATCTCGCGCGCGTCGTTGAAACAAGGGAGCAACATGGGGAGACTGTGGCATTCCCGGATTCGCTTGTCGGTACGGACTCTCACACGACCATGGTGAACGGGCTTGGAGTGTTTGGGTGGGGAGTCGGCGGAATTGAAGCCGAGGCCGTGATGCTCGGGCAGCCATACTTTATGCTGACACCGGAGGTTATCGGTGTGCGATTGACGGGAGAATTGCCCGAAGGTGCAACAGCCACGGATTTAGTTTTGACTTTGACGCAAATGCTCCGCAAGAAAGGCGTCGTAGGAAAGATAGTGGAGTACTTCGGCGAAGGAATTTCCAAATTAAGTTTGCCCGACCGTGCCACAATAGCGAACATGGCACCTGAGTACGGTGCAACCATGGGTTTCTTCCCGGTCGACAATGAGACTATAAAATACCTCAGACTAACGGGGCGCAGCCCGGAGCACACTTCTTTTGTCGAGAGCTATTGCAAGGAGCAGGGGCTCTTCTGGAACGAACAAGCACCCGAACCGATTTACAGCGATGTAGTCGATTTGGATATGAACAAGGTTGAATCGTGTCTCGCGGGCCCGAAGAGACCACAGGACAGGGTACTCCTGAAGGACGTAAAAAATTCATTCCTGGAATACCTCACGTTGTCTCCGGCCGAGCGTGGTTTCGGATTGAAGCCGGAAGATGTCTCGAAAAGTGTCCAAGTTCGCCCGAATGGATTTGCACGTGCTAAAGACGGAAGCTCATTTGAATTACATAATGGCTCGGTGGCGATTGCGGCGATTACAAGCTGCACAAACACTTCAAATCCAAGTGTAATGATTGCCGCAGGCCTCGTTGCAAAAAAAGCCGTTGAGCATGGATTGAAGTCAAAGCCATGGGTGAAGACGAGCCTTGCGCCCGGCTCACAGGTTGTTATGGATTATTTTAAAGAAGGGGGACTGATCCAAGCGCTTGAAGAGCTCCACTTTAATCTTGTCGGCTTTGGATGCACTACTTGTATTGGAAACAGTGGGCCGCTTGACGAGGAAATTTCATCAGTCATCGAAAAGGAGAACCTCGTTGTTGCGGCAGTGTTGAGCGGAAACAGGAACTTTGAGGGACGAATCAATCCTCATGTGAAAGCCAATTATCTGTCATCGCCTCCTCTTGTTGTTGCGTATGCACTAGCGGGCAGAATCGACTTTGATCCACTTACACAACCTATTGATAACGATAAAGATGGCAAACCTATTTTCTTAAAGGATATATGGCCTTCACGAGACGAGATTCAAGCAGTACTGAAGAAGTCTATAAAGCCTGAAATGTACCAGGCACGCTACTCGCATGCTTTCGGTGGAGGTGAGAGATGGAAAGGGTTAAGGGTTCCAGATGGAACTAGTTATCATTGGGATAGTAGCTCTACTTATATTCAAGAGCCGCCATTTTTCAAGGAGATCTCTCTGATTCCCGAGAGAGCCGACGATATTTTCGGTGCAAGAGTGTTGGCTTTGCTTGGTGATTCGATAACGACTGATCACATTTCTCCTGCAGGCTCGATTCCGGTAAATAGTCCTGCTGGAAAGTACCTAATAGAACATCATGTATTGCCCAAGGACTTTAACTCTTACGGGGCCCGCCGTGGAAATCACGAAGTGATGATCCGTGGTACATTCGCAAACATTCGACTCAAAAATTTGTTGACTCCGGGCACCGAGGGAGGCTGGAGCATTCACCTGCCAGATGGGGAAAAGACGTGGCTCTATGATGCAGCAGCGAAATACCAATCTGAGAAAGTTCCGCTGCTGGTAATTGCAGGCAAAGAATATGGCAGCGGCAGCTCGCGAGATTGGGCGGCAAAAGGAACCCTTCTTCTCGGCATCAAAGCTGTGATTGCAGAGAGCTACGAGAGAATTCATAGAAGCAACCTTGTTGGACTTGGGGTGCTTCCACTTCGATTCAAGGAAGGAGAGAGCGCTTCGAGCCTCGGACTCACCGGAAGGGAAGTGTATTCGATAAGCGGTATAAAGGATGGGCTGACACCGCGAAAAGAACTCGAAGTGGCTGCAATCGGAGAAAATGCTAAATCGATTAAGTTCAAAGTCATAGCTTGTCTTGACAGCCATGTCGATGTCGAGTATTACCTAAATGGAGGAATCCTGAACACCGTATTGAGGCAGATGCTGACATGA
- a CDS encoding bacteriohemerythrin, which translates to MALMKWRERFAVNIKEIDEQHRKWRDMLENILGGLVEYTRVHFATEERLIQQSWYPFFEGHKKIHDDMIGEVELLELRHKSGETSLSIYVMNFLKNWLADHIMGTDKNYGPYLNSKGIV; encoded by the coding sequence ATGGCATTAATGAAATGGAGGGAAAGATTCGCTGTCAATATCAAAGAGATCGATGAACAACACAGGAAATGGAGAGATATGCTCGAGAATATTCTCGGTGGACTGGTGGAGTATACCCGAGTTCATTTTGCGACTGAAGAGAGACTGATACAGCAGAGCTGGTATCCTTTTTTTGAAGGGCACAAGAAAATACATGATGACATGATAGGGGAGGTGGAATTGCTCGAGTTGAGGCATAAGTCGGGCGAGACCTCATTGAGCATATATGTCATGAATTTCTTGAAGAACTGGCTGGCTGATCACATTATGGGAACCGACAAGAATTACGGGCCCTACCTCAATTCAAAAGGAATCGTATAA
- the glnA gene encoding type I glutamate--ammonia ligase: MAKAVKSANEVDKFLKFIKDNGVEIIDLRFIDIPGQWQHFSMLPSELNEDSFEEGIGFDGSSIRGFQAINESDMVLIPDATKYFIDPFTSYKTLNVICDVYDPITGEPYHRDPRFIAHKAESYLKSTGIGDSAYFGPEYEFFIFDNVRFAQTVNSGFYEIDSEEGIWNSGENNKQNLGYRPKTKEGYFPVPPIDSLQDVRSEMFLTMRQVGINVEVHHHEVATAGQTEIDMRFAPLLAMADNMLTFKYITKNVAKKYNKTVTFMPKPLFGDNGTGMHVHQSIWKNGKPLFYGNGYANLSEMALHYIGGLLKHAPALCAITNPTTNSYHRLVPGFEAPVNLAYSQRNRSASVRIPMYSKNPKAKRLEFRVPDPSANPYLALPAMLMAGLDGIINKLDPGEPLDKDIYDLSPEELRNVPSTPGSLEESLKNLERDHEFLLRGDVFTEDLISTWINYKMTNEVKQVALRPHPYEFMLYYDV; encoded by the coding sequence ATGGCAAAAGCAGTAAAATCTGCTAACGAGGTAGACAAATTCTTAAAGTTTATCAAAGACAACGGTGTCGAAATTATCGATCTGAGATTCATTGACATTCCGGGACAATGGCAGCATTTTTCTATGCTTCCATCAGAATTGAACGAGGATTCATTCGAAGAAGGAATAGGATTTGACGGGTCAAGCATCCGCGGATTTCAAGCCATCAACGAAAGCGACATGGTTCTGATTCCCGACGCGACGAAATATTTCATAGATCCGTTTACATCTTATAAGACACTTAACGTAATCTGTGATGTATACGATCCTATTACCGGCGAACCGTACCACAGAGACCCGCGATTCATTGCACATAAGGCAGAATCTTACCTCAAGTCGACCGGCATTGGAGATAGCGCCTACTTCGGACCGGAATATGAATTCTTCATTTTTGATAACGTGAGATTTGCGCAGACTGTGAACTCAGGATTTTATGAGATCGATTCCGAAGAAGGTATTTGGAACAGCGGAGAAAATAATAAACAAAATTTAGGATATCGTCCCAAAACAAAAGAAGGATACTTCCCGGTCCCGCCTATAGACAGCTTACAAGATGTAAGGTCGGAAATGTTCCTCACAATGAGGCAGGTCGGGATCAATGTTGAAGTGCACCACCATGAGGTTGCCACGGCAGGCCAAACTGAAATCGACATGCGGTTTGCTCCACTCTTGGCGATGGCTGACAACATGTTGACCTTCAAGTACATCACGAAGAACGTAGCAAAAAAATACAACAAGACCGTCACTTTCATGCCGAAGCCGCTCTTTGGAGATAATGGTACGGGCATGCACGTTCACCAGAGTATCTGGAAAAACGGGAAGCCGTTGTTTTACGGTAACGGCTATGCAAACTTGAGCGAGATGGCGCTCCACTACATCGGTGGATTGTTGAAGCATGCTCCCGCTCTGTGCGCGATTACAAACCCGACAACCAACTCCTATCACAGGCTCGTTCCCGGTTTCGAGGCGCCTGTCAATTTGGCGTACAGCCAGCGCAACAGATCTGCTTCCGTTAGAATTCCGATGTACTCAAAGAATCCGAAAGCGAAACGATTGGAGTTTCGTGTTCCCGATCCCTCGGCAAATCCTTACCTTGCTCTGCCGGCGATGCTTATGGCGGGACTGGACGGAATAATTAACAAGCTCGACCCAGGTGAGCCACTTGATAAAGATATCTACGACCTGTCGCCGGAAGAGCTTCGAAATGTTCCTTCAACCCCCGGTTCGCTGGAAGAGTCCCTCAAGAATCTTGAACGCGACCATGAATTCCTGCTGCGCGGCGATGTATTCACTGAAGACCTCATCAGCACGTGGATAAATTACAAAATGACGAACGAAGTGAAGCAAGTCGCCTTGCGGCCGCATCCCTATGAGTTCATGCTCTATTATGATGTTTGA